The Lolium perenne isolate Kyuss_39 chromosome 6, Kyuss_2.0, whole genome shotgun sequence genome segment GGTGAGATGGCTCCTACTCTACAGGATGTGTCTATGTTGCTGGGCCTTCCGTTGGCTGGTGAGCCCATCGGCCCATTGGAGGAACCCGTGGGATGGATGCACAGCATGGATGCACGTTTCGTTGGTGTTCGCCAGGGCGTTGGGCCTATCTCTTTTGAGGCTCACGGCCCTCGTCAGGCGTGGCTACACGAGTTCCAGGTTCGTAACAGTTTCATTTATTTTATCAAGCCTTAATTACCGTGTAATATGTAGTCCTAACATTGAATATTTCTTGACAGATCGAGCAGTTCGGATACCCCGATGTACCGATGACTGCGGCCCAGATCACTCGCAGCTTGGAGGCGTACCTCATGTGGCTACTCGGGAAGACGATGTTCACGGACAATCACGGGAATACGATCAGTGCGCGGTACATCCCTATAGCTCAGGAGATAGCAGAGGCCACCGAAGCAGAGCACATCATTCAGAGAGTCGGGGTTCTGCGGTCTTAGCCGCTACGCACCGAGGTATGTGTAAGGGTTGCCAGCTAACCTCGCATGGTTCTCGGCATCGTTGGTTGTCCACTCCTGTTGCAGGTCTGGTCATGGGCGAGGTTTCCCATCGGCCGTCCTGAGATTAGAGATGGATCTTGGCCGCCAGACGAGTTGTACGACGCAGAGCGCATCGACATGCCGACGTTTGGTTCTCTATGGACATCGCGGAAGGTATTCGCAATATTTACTCCTTCTTTATATTTTTATATAAGATGTAACACTAACTTAGTTGTGTTATGTTATGCAGGGACATTTTGGGCATAATCAGCTAAGGAATTGCTACCCAGCATTCACAGAGCAGTTTGACCTACTACTAGAGAGCGATGTCACCTGGGAGCCATACAGTGAGGACCACCGCGACGAGGCATACCCAGGCGGTATATCGAACATGTGTACCAGAGATTGGGCCTACTGGATGACGAAGGCGAAGATCATCTTCGATATCTTCGTGGAGGAGATGTCGCAGCAGAGGGTCATGAGACAGTTTGGACAGCGTCAGCTGATCGAGCCACCACCTCCCACAGTTCCTCtaccaccacgcgtccacgcgtGAGTACAATTTAAATTTATCCAAAGTTATTACATCATGTTGGACAATCATAATTTTATCCTAAGACATGTTCGTCTTCATTTTTCAGGTACAACAGAAAAGGAGCGAATAAGACTGCTGCTGGATGGTTGCAACTCCTCGCTCCATACATCACCGGTTGGGCCAATGCGCCGGCAGTTTCATGGGCCACCATGGGGCCATTTGATCTTCAGGAATTTGAGCACTACTTGCGGGCATACATGCCTAGGACACGACTTCGGCTGAGCCAGGTGTGTGACCCAGTTCAGAGGGATCCCTCGACAATGTGGGACACCTACCCTCGTCACTCCACTTCAGGCACTCGGCATCACGCAGTAAGTCAAATatattttttctacatttggccAACACATAACTAATTTGAGCTCACAATTGTAGGCCGTGTTGACGGCGGAGCTGCAAGATGACGCCGCCCAGTATGCACGCTCGCTCTCCTCCGGCCCACTTCTTGGACGGTATGAGCACCACGCCTCCTTTGCACAGCGTCTTCAGGACAAACTACGTCGTATCTACGCGACTATCACATGCACGCGATCTTCGGATGTTGCCGAGTACCGAGCAGCACAGCGGCCACCTCGTCCCTCTTTGCAGGTGCATCAGCCGCGGCACGCCCCGCGCCCACGTATGGAGGTACCGCCGAGCCCGAGGCCACCATCTCCTAACCAGGCAGGAGGTTCTGGGTGGCAAAACCAGCAGCAGCAGGAGCCTACTTACGAGTATTGGCAGCGTGCCGGTTTCGGCATGGAGCAGCAATTTCCCATGCCTAACTTCGGGTGGCGTCCCCGTATGGATGAGCCAGAGGGTACGCAATTCATCACTATCCATATTAATTGTGCACCATGTGTGAATTTCCTCATGATCGACTAACGGTTTTTTTATCTAATCAAAGGTGAGGGACATATGTCGACGGGGTCCGGATCACGATCCTTCTGGTCCAAAGTGCTCACGATCGGGACGAAACACAGCAGAGCTATCAAGACTGGATTTCAAGTCAACAGCAAACTCCACCTCCGGATCCCACGCGATACGGTCAAGACGAGCAGGGGTACATGCTTCCTCCCCGACATCGCCAGCCACCTGTTCGTATGTACTCGCCGTCACCTTTTCAGGCTCGACCGCCACCGAGGCGAGGTGGAGGGAGGGGCCGTGATCAGTGAGATGAGTACTATTTGTATGCACCATGTATGAGTACTATTTGTATGCACCATGTATGACTACTATTTGTATGCACCATGTATGACTACTATTTGTATGCGCCATGTATGACTACTATTTGTGTTCAACAAACATTTCAAATTCAACAAACATTTCAAATTCAACATGAACTGATAATTAAGATACAACTTACCACTACAACATACCTCTCTTCTAACAAATTAAATGGTACAACAACGCTACAACATACTGCAAGATCCATGGGACTACTGATAACTAGAACACTAAGAACGCAGCACACCCTTTCCCTTGCCCTTCGATGCTGCAGCTTTCGTGGCCTTGGTGCtaggctcgaagtcgtcgtccgagtcgacgaccggcggtgcagcactcttgccctttgaggacttggcactcttgcccttcgacgatgcagcaTTCTTCGCCTTCGTGCtaggctcgaagtcgtcgtccgagtcgatgaCCGGTGGTGCAGCACTCTTCCCCTTCGAGGACttggcactcttgcccttcgacgatgcagctttCTTCGCCTTGCTGCTAGGCTCAAAGATATCATCGTCGTCCTCACTCTCAACCGTCCACAGCCCATGGAAAGTTGAAATCTCTTTCCCTATCTCGTTCATTCTTCCAAGTTAGTGACTTCCACTTCTCATTCAACCGATAAGCTCACACCTTATCTCCCGTGGGCTGCGAGCAGGCATCTTCTTCAATGGCCACCCATAAGAATATTTCTCAAACTCCCTACCCACCTTACGGAGCAAGGCGTCGCTACTGATGAACTCCTCAAATGTGTCTACCTTACTCTCCCTCATCACTTTGCGGGCCTCGTCTAGAAGAGGTTTGGCCATGGATTCGGTGAAAAGATGGGGGGGATTCTTATATGGGGGATCCATCTTGCTGAGAGAATACACTGAAACAGAAGGAAAGACTGGGGGGTTTTTATAGGCTAGAAGGGACGACTTTCGGCGGGAAAAGGTGAGCGGGAAAAACTGGCGGGAGATTAGGGCGGGAGTAAAAGGCGGAAAAAAAGTGAGCGGGAAAAATTGGCGGGAGATTACGGCGGGGGTAAAACGCGGGAAAAACTGAGCGGGAAAAATTAGGCGGGAAACAATAATACTAAAACAGAAATGAAGATACATTGCAGCTGAAATAGAAATAGGATTTATcactacaacggaatttaagatacaacgacactacaacggaatttaagatacaactgaaattaagatacatagccaatacgacacatcacactactttcctgcgtccaccgtggccattttccagGACTTGTCACCGCGTTCTTCCTGCCGCTTGCGCTTCAgcagctctttcccttagtctcttCCTTTCCGCTTCACGAGCCTCCCTGCGAACCTCTTCGTCCGCaaacctacgtgcagcctcatcatccatcctcttctCGATTCACCTCTCGGTTACGAGCTTGTTCCGCCCTTAGTTTACGTATCCGCCTCTCTCGCTCTGCTTTCTCATTAGCACGAACCTTTTCCCAACGCTCCTCCTCAAAGAACGTTGCCCACGCACGGCGCTGTTTCTCCTCAACCTCCTCGCGcgcccaatccggctgctccgtgtctatccagtgaaaccatttgCATAGGGGCGGGGGAGACTACAACACAAACAGTAAGATTAAATCAAATTCACAAACAAATTTAAGCCAACATACAATTATGTCAAAACATACCggcggcctggtggacgacgaagctgaactacggggtggatcatgctcatagctcgcacacatgaaaaatttcatgccgaaccagtcggagaaatcctccacctgcttaaccttagcaacacggccgcaccaacaacgctccgcagtcacacccgggggtaaacttgcagccttcgccttcaccggCCTAAACTCCTGGTCAGAGCACGGCACACTCATGATGGCTAAGAGTGAGCAAACGGGATAAAATTGAGATACAACAACTTGTGCAATCCAGAGTAGCGATGCCTGCTTTTATAGGCAAAAATTCGACAGTGTGGCGGGAAAATTTAGCGGGAGATAGTGGCGGGAGATGATGGCGGGAAAGAGTGGCGGGAAGAAGTGGCGGGAAGGGTGGCGGCAAAGGCGGGAGGGAAACACGGCGGTGCGAACGCGAAAAGGCGGGAAAATTTCGTGCTGGGCAGAAAATCGGGTTCAATAAACCCGATTTATTGAAGTCGGGTTCAAATTGCCCGATTATTAGATATCGGGTTCATCTTGCCCGATTTTCAGAATTCGGGTTCAACTACCCCGATTTatgctttttttatttttctttttccatCACGGCGCAGAAGGCGCAGAACAATCCTAATTTCGGGTTCCCCAACCCCGATTTCCTAATTTCGGGTTCCTCAAACCCGATTTTGTAAATTCGGGTTCCCCCACCCggacggtgtattatttctgaaattagCTGAAAACGGCTATTATTCCTGGAATTAATattaaaaagtgtattatttaaaaaaaattcgcgtCAACCAGCTCCCCATTGAACTCGCTAGAAAAGTTCGATCTCCGCGAAGGTTCGAAACTTACTCCGCATGCGACATGTGGCGGTGTGGTGTTAGATTTTTTGTGGGAAATGACCTCCCTGCTCGCCAAGTGTCAAAGAGAATCAAGGTGGGGTTGAAGAAAGAGAGAGAATGTTGAGTTCTCTCAGTTTTTTCCCTTTAATTTCTATATTTATTTTTTAAAGTGAAATATCTTGAGAATCGTAAGTTTAAATTAAGAACCGTTTTAacttttgagatcctcgcgtcgagatcttcaaaactagaacCATCTTGATAGGTTTCGAGAATTTTTTTTCTTCATACTTCCGATAATAGTATGGTTGTACTCATGGTGCGTGCTTAACTGTACTCGTGCTTGAATTGATAAGTAGTTCTGTTTTTAATGTATTTGGTGCAGTTTTTTTTTCCTTTACTCGGTAACTGTACTCGTTCGTTTGCGTGACTGTATTGTACTTGCTCGTGTGGCGACTGTACTTTTGTACCTGTCCTTGCTCGTGTGGGCGTACTTGCTTATGTGCATGACTGTATttgctcgtgtgcgcgactgtacctgtaTTTACTCCTTTGTGTGACTGTACTTATTCGTGTGCACGACtatacttactcgtgtgcgcgactgtatcTATAGTTACTGATGTGCGCAATTGTACTTGTAGTTGTACTCGCTTGTATGTAGTTGTAGTCATGTTTTATATGTAACTGTACTCGTGCGTCGTGTCGTAAGTGTACTCATGTGTTCACTATGTACACGTGTAATTGTCGGTGCACGGTATTATGTACGTTCGTAGTATAATCAGTGTGTGTTTAAAATTAAAGACGAGCTACCTATCTACAACTAAACAAGCATGCATGTGAATAGATGAGCTAGGTATCCAGCTTGTGTTAATCGATGATGAGCTAGCTAGTAATTGGACTTTTACTCGTCCAGGGACTATACTCGTCCGGGAGCAAACTCGTCCAGTCCAGGGACTGTACTCGTTCGGGATTGCTCGCGTACTGGCTCGGGGCACCGCGGACCTGTACTTGTTCGGATTGGATCACGTACTTCCTGCCGTACTCGCTTGGGCGCCACGGACCTCGCACGGGGTGCGTACTTCTCGCCAGTTGTGTTCCCGTGGATCGGAACAGAATTGCgacacatgtttttttttttgacgtgAAATTGCGACACGTGTTGATCGATGGTGTGTTGTGCGGGATGATATTTTCCTTTGCAAATGTCAGTCTCTAGTAGTGATACCCGTAAAAGATTAATGTGACTTGCACTTGAACCACTTCCCAAAAAAACGCTTCGTCTCCTCTGAGGCGATTAGGGTTTTCTAGTGAAGAAGGCGGCGCTCGGCGGGTTTCCACCGGTGTGCAAGGTTTGTTCCAAAGGGAATTTCTTGCTTGTGCCAATAAGCATCACGCTGCTCGTGATCTCCGGCTCTGACGATACTCGGGACGATAAAGGGGAGGTCTTTGCACCTCTGCCCGTCCTTGGTGGAGTCTAGATTGGGACCGGGAGTTTTGGGCGGCGACATGGCAGCGAGAGATGAGGCCTCAACGGAGGCGGGAGGATCAAGGCCACCGGCAACtgggccgggggggggggggggcggagtgGAGTCTATTGAAGAGATGGTAGGTCGCTTGAAGCTTACGGCGGCTGAAACTCGCAAGATCAGGATTGATGATCGAGAGAAAGGAGATGGCCCGTCTTGGGCGGTTGCAGGTTTGATTTTGGTCCAGAAACCAAAGGTAATTCACATCCAGACCATCGTTGCAGCACTCTGTCTAGCTTGGGGAAACCCTAAAGGTCTTATCTTTAACGAAGGAGGCCACAATATGTTCATTGCTTAATTTGCCTGTGAAAGAGATAGAGAAAGAATGTGGGAACGCTCTCCATGGATGGTGAACAAACATGATGTGTTGATAGAAAATTATCAGAGTTGTCGGCGTCCGTCAGAGCTACGGTCTGAGAGATTGCTTCTATGGGTGCGGGTTGTTGATCTCAACATGATCAACACCAATTGGGGCACCAAGATAGCCAATGATCTGGGCAATGAGGTTGTCCAAATTGATACGATGAACAAGTTCAATGGTTTCTTGAGAGTTAGGGTGTTCATCAATATTTAGGAGCCGCTACGGAGGTGGATAGCCATTGATTCCACTCTGAGGGAGGCGTGTGACTGGTATGAAGTTCAGTATGAGAATTTACCCTATTTCTGCTTTTCTTGTGGCTTGCTAGGGCACTCGGCTATGACATGCCAGCGGATCGTGATGACAATGGAGATTGGCCATATGGGATTAGGCTGTGTGTTCCTGATGAGCGCAAGAAACAGTTTTCTGCTTCGGCGACTGAGAGCGATACCTCAAAACCCTCAGATGAAGAGAACGGCACAAAACCATGCTAATGGGAAGCAACATGTGCGAGAAGAAGGGTGGAGGTGAATCTGCAACACACGCATATGGGGGTAGGCACACTGACCGTGATGGCCGTACTAATAAAGTGTACCGCAAGCTGCCCATGGATCCTACTGAGACTTTCGTCAGGGGCGATTGTGGTGTATGAGGAAAATTTTGGGCGGAACGAGACACTAGGCCAGTACAACCGCCAAACGCCGAGAAGGCGTCACCTGTTCAGAACAAGAAGAAAGTGTCCCCGACCTCCGATGGAGAATCTGATGATTTGGCACTGG includes the following:
- the LOC127310404 gene encoding uncharacterized protein: MVLGIVGCPLLLQVWSWARFPIGRPEIRDGSWPPDELYDAERIDMPTFGSLWTSRKGHFGHNQLRNCYPAFTEQFDLLLESDVTWEPYSEDHRDEAYPGGISNMCTRDWAYWMTKAKIIFDIFVEEMSQQRVMRQFGQRQLIEPPPPTVPLPPRVHAYNRKGANKTAAGWLQLLAPYITGWANAPAVSWATMGPFDLQEFEHYLRAYMPRTRLRLSQVCDPVQRDPSTMWDTYPRHSTSGTRHHAAVLTAELQDDAAQYARSLSSGPLLGRYEHHASFAQRLQDKLRRIYATITCTRSSDVAEYRAAQRPPRPSLQVHQPRHAPRPRMEVPPSPRPPSPNQAGGSGWQNQQQQEPTYEYWQRAGFGMEQQFPMPNFGWRPRMDEPEGEGHMSTGSGSRSFWSKVLTIGTKHSRAIKTGFQVNSKLHLRIPRDTVKTSRGTCFLPDIASHLFVSFFAFVLGSKSSSESMTGGAALFPFEDLALLPFDDAAFFALLLGSKISSSSSLSTVHSPWKVEISFPISFILPS